In Chlamydiota bacterium, a single genomic region encodes these proteins:
- a CDS encoding DNA polymerase III subunit alpha: MTGFTHLHCHGAHSFLDGASGIGDLVARAAALGMEALALTDTNGLYGAVPFCLAARAAGVRPIVGAELRDATARLVLLARTPDGYRKLCALITAFHRSGKRLLAAPGGGAGFPARLRALLADGDPDLFALIPACRLLRLLPRGAPPPGLFLETPAAAGAPRIARLARLAARLRLPPVATGPVVFARPERHALHRVLAAVRTRATVGTLPPGALAPPGAWLRSGEEMRRIFSALPAAVENARRIADACRLELPLGRFHPPLLVPAGGESAAERLRRLCREGLARRLRPPSAAARARLRRELEAIGRLGFDAYFLVAHDIVQEAGRRGIPVIGRGSAAGSLVSYCLGITHVDPLAHDLYFERFLNPARRTPPDIDLDLAWNRRDEMLAYVFARHGTDRAAMLSTHVTFTARLAVREIGKALGVPIAEIDRWTRHLPHAPAASIPAAAQTLPECRGLPVDREPLRTVIRLAAAIEGFPRHLGVHAGGIVVAPFPIERVVPLEPAAKGVLVTQCEMRAAEAFGLVKIDLLGQRSLAVLGDALDLIEANRGTRPDVRDAETLFGDAGAASLIREGRTMGCFYIESPGMRQLLKKLDVATYGDLVAASSVIRPGVAESGMLRQYVDRHRGREKAVFLHPGMESILAETHGVMIYQEDVMRVAHLVAGMTMEEADLLRRAMSGRMRSREAMRQTKERFAASAAGRGIPPAAAAEIWRQIESFAGYAFCKAHSASFALLSWQVAFLKAHWPAEFIAAVLSNGGGFYPAQAYLDEARRLGLAVLPPHVNRSGAAFDAGPGWIRAGLGRVKGLRGETIRRITAARTTGGPFVSIEDLVRRAGPDRREAERLILCGACAGLGRSRPEMLRALYLCGGRRRRPVELPLFGDAPAAAAASACRGAGTAASAGPHPPSPAPRVSEYDAPTAHALERGILGAHVTAHPLEAVGAAETPPGFIRAVALDRQAGRRVALVGWLVCTKRVRTSRGGQMRFLTFEDATALFEAVLFPDAYRRFGHLLRSPGPFAVRGLASDDGGAVVLKIDRLEPFPASSPRRTRPGISPPKMLHLAP, encoded by the coding sequence ATGACCGGCTTCACGCACCTCCACTGCCACGGCGCCCACTCCTTTCTCGACGGGGCGAGCGGCATCGGCGATCTCGTCGCGCGCGCGGCCGCCCTCGGGATGGAGGCGCTCGCCCTCACCGACACGAACGGCCTCTATGGCGCCGTCCCGTTCTGCCTCGCCGCGAGGGCGGCGGGGGTGCGGCCGATCGTCGGCGCGGAGTTGCGCGACGCGACGGCGCGCCTCGTCCTCCTCGCCCGCACCCCCGACGGGTACCGGAAGCTGTGCGCGCTGATCACCGCCTTCCACCGCTCCGGGAAACGCCTCCTCGCCGCGCCGGGGGGAGGCGCGGGGTTCCCCGCGCGCCTCCGCGCCCTCCTGGCGGACGGCGACCCCGACCTGTTCGCCCTGATCCCCGCCTGCCGCCTGCTCCGGCTCCTCCCGCGCGGCGCCCCCCCGCCGGGGCTCTTCCTCGAGACGCCCGCCGCCGCGGGGGCGCCGAGGATCGCGCGGCTCGCCCGGCTCGCCGCGCGCCTCCGGCTCCCACCGGTCGCGACGGGACCGGTCGTCTTCGCCCGTCCGGAGCGCCACGCGCTGCACCGCGTCCTCGCGGCCGTGCGGACGCGCGCGACCGTCGGGACGCTCCCGCCCGGCGCGCTCGCCCCCCCCGGGGCGTGGCTGCGGAGCGGGGAGGAGATGCGGCGCATCTTCTCCGCCCTCCCCGCGGCGGTCGAGAACGCCCGCCGCATCGCCGACGCGTGCCGCCTCGAGCTCCCCCTCGGGCGTTTCCACCCTCCCCTCCTCGTCCCCGCCGGCGGGGAATCGGCGGCGGAGCGTCTCCGCCGGCTCTGCCGCGAGGGGCTCGCGCGGCGCCTTCGCCCCCCGTCGGCCGCGGCGCGCGCGCGCCTGCGGCGCGAGCTCGAAGCGATCGGACGCCTCGGCTTCGACGCCTACTTCCTCGTGGCGCACGACATCGTCCAAGAGGCGGGGCGCCGCGGCATCCCCGTCATCGGCCGCGGGTCGGCGGCGGGGTCGCTCGTCTCCTACTGCCTCGGGATCACGCATGTCGACCCGCTCGCCCACGACCTCTACTTCGAGCGCTTTCTCAATCCGGCCCGGCGGACGCCGCCGGACATCGACCTCGACCTCGCCTGGAACCGGCGGGACGAGATGCTCGCGTACGTCTTCGCGCGCCACGGGACCGACCGCGCGGCGATGCTCTCGACGCACGTCACCTTCACGGCGCGCCTGGCCGTGCGCGAGATCGGGAAGGCCCTCGGCGTCCCCATCGCCGAGATCGACCGCTGGACCAGACATCTCCCGCACGCCCCCGCCGCCTCGATCCCGGCCGCGGCGCAAACCCTCCCCGAGTGCCGCGGGCTGCCGGTCGACCGCGAGCCGCTCCGCACCGTCATCCGTCTCGCCGCGGCGATCGAAGGCTTCCCTCGCCATCTCGGCGTGCACGCGGGGGGGATCGTGGTCGCGCCGTTCCCGATCGAGCGGGTCGTCCCGCTGGAGCCCGCCGCGAAGGGGGTCTTGGTGACCCAGTGCGAGATGCGCGCCGCGGAGGCGTTCGGGCTGGTGAAGATCGACCTCCTGGGGCAGCGGTCGCTGGCGGTCCTCGGGGACGCGCTCGACCTGATCGAGGCGAACCGCGGAACGCGCCCGGACGTCCGCGACGCGGAGACGCTCTTCGGCGACGCCGGGGCGGCGTCGCTCATACGGGAGGGGCGCACGATGGGCTGCTTCTACATCGAGAGCCCGGGGATGCGGCAGCTCCTTAAAAAACTCGACGTCGCGACCTACGGGGACCTCGTCGCCGCGAGTTCCGTCATCAGGCCCGGCGTGGCGGAGAGCGGGATGCTGCGGCAGTACGTGGACCGCCACCGGGGGCGGGAGAAGGCGGTCTTCCTCCACCCGGGGATGGAGTCGATCCTCGCCGAAACGCACGGCGTGATGATCTACCAGGAGGACGTGATGCGCGTCGCGCACCTCGTCGCCGGGATGACGATGGAAGAGGCCGACCTGTTGCGGCGGGCGATGAGCGGCAGGATGCGGTCGCGGGAGGCGATGCGACAGACGAAGGAGCGGTTCGCGGCCTCCGCCGCCGGGCGCGGCATCCCCCCCGCCGCCGCCGCGGAGATCTGGCGGCAGATCGAGAGCTTCGCCGGCTACGCGTTCTGCAAGGCGCACAGCGCCTCGTTCGCCCTCCTCTCATGGCAGGTCGCCTTCCTGAAGGCGCACTGGCCGGCGGAGTTCATCGCCGCGGTCCTCTCCAACGGCGGCGGCTTCTATCCCGCCCAGGCGTACCTCGACGAGGCGCGCCGCCTCGGGCTCGCGGTGCTCCCGCCGCACGTGAACAGGAGCGGGGCGGCGTTCGATGCGGGACCGGGCTGGATACGCGCCGGCCTCGGGCGGGTGAAAGGCCTCCGCGGCGAGACCATCCGCCGCATCACGGCGGCGCGAACGACCGGGGGGCCGTTCGTCTCGATCGAAGACCTTGTGCGCCGCGCCGGGCCCGACAGGAGGGAGGCGGAGCGCCTCATCCTGTGCGGCGCCTGCGCCGGCCTCGGCCGCTCCCGGCCGGAGATGCTCCGCGCACTGTACCTGTGCGGCGGCCGACGGCGCCGCCCGGTCGAGCTCCCCCTGTTCGGGGACGCCCCCGCGGCCGCCGCCGCATCGGCATGCCGGGGCGCCGGGACGGCGGCGTCCGCAGGCCCGCACCCCCCCTCCCCGGCCCCCCGCGTTTCGGAGTACGACGCCCCGACCGCGCACGCGCTGGAGCGGGGGATCCTCGGCGCGCACGTAACCGCCCATCCCCTCGAGGCGGTCGGAGCGGCGGAGACCCCCCCGGGGTTCATCAGGGCGGTGGCGCTCGACCGGCAGGCGGGAAGACGGGTCGCGCTCGTCGGCTGGCTCGTCTGCACGAAACGGGTGCGGACCTCGAGGGGGGGGCAGATGCGCTTCCTGACGTTCGAGGACGCGACCGCCCTGTTCGAGGCGGTCCTCTTCCCCGACGCCTACCGGCGTTTCGGGCACCTGCTGCGATCGCCCGGCCCGTTCGCGGTGCGCGGCCTCGCCTCGGACGACGGCGGCGCGGTCGTCCTCAAGATCGACCGGCTGGAACCGTTCCCCGCATCGTCTCCGCGGCGCACGCGGCCGGGAATATCCCCCCCGAAGATGCTACACTTGGCCCCGTGA
- the lexA gene encoding transcriptional repressor LexA, which yields MYLTKRQRQIADFIGGFISRRGYAPSIAEIGKRFGLSSVATVHAHLRNLERKGAISRRPRRSRSIELLPAERIRLDAVELPLLGLIAAGEPIEALAVPETMAVPKEFAGGENAFALRVRGDSMIEEGIRDGDYVVVERRAVARNGETVVALIRGEEATLKMFRQEGTLVTLVPANPAVEPITVRADEVAIQGVVVAVFRKYR from the coding sequence ATGTACCTCACGAAGCGTCAGCGCCAGATCGCGGATTTCATCGGGGGGTTCATCTCGCGGCGCGGCTACGCCCCGAGCATCGCGGAGATCGGGAAGCGGTTCGGCCTCTCCTCGGTCGCCACCGTCCACGCGCACCTGCGGAACCTGGAGCGGAAGGGGGCCATCAGCCGCAGGCCGCGCCGGAGCCGCTCGATCGAGCTCCTGCCGGCGGAACGGATCCGGCTCGACGCGGTCGAGCTCCCCCTCCTCGGCCTGATCGCCGCCGGCGAACCGATCGAGGCGCTCGCCGTCCCGGAGACGATGGCCGTGCCGAAGGAGTTCGCGGGGGGGGAAAACGCCTTCGCCCTCAGGGTCAGGGGCGACTCGATGATCGAGGAGGGGATCCGCGACGGCGACTACGTCGTGGTCGAACGGCGCGCCGTCGCGCGCAACGGCGAAACGGTGGTCGCCCTGATCCGCGGCGAGGAGGCGACGCTGAAGATGTTCCGGCAGGAGGGGACGCTGGTCACGCTCGTCCCCGCGAATCCCGCCGTCGAACCGATCACCGTCCGGGCGGACGAGGTGGCGATCCAGGGGGTGGTGGTCGCGGTCTTCAGGAAGTACCGCTGA
- a CDS encoding tetratricopeptide repeat protein encodes MKRTADLVRSALLLLIPAAALAASPGEEGLRLNNEGVAALRHGDLKKAVSRLAAARRLLPGNETVAKNFAAACLEEAQGCTARGDLEAAVSWLDQAAAANSADATVRNNLAAGYSDAASALTQARRYGDAAGLLRTAVALEPESTVLRGGLGAALYRDNRREEALEEYRAVLDRDPRDAAARRMCGRILYWKGRMEEALEELREAVRIDPSDSESAALAERIEREYEVEKGFSVDRHAHFTVSFDGAKDYRIGRAVVDALDEARIAVGSALAFYPTERIAVVIYTARQFRELLDVSVGVGGLYDGKIRVPAGGLDSERDREKLRRVIVHEYAHAAVHFLTHDRCPLWLNEGIAEFLSAGWDGSKDPMLKGAMERGTLIPLSRLSGALKGSSGPRAGLAYAQALSVTATVVDRSGMYTLRRILDCLDGGDSLDTALRKSIAEDLEGLEAAWMETLRDRFGIRG; translated from the coding sequence ATGAAGAGGACGGCTGACCTCGTCCGATCGGCGCTCCTCCTCCTCATCCCGGCGGCGGCGCTCGCCGCGTCGCCCGGGGAGGAGGGGCTCCGCCTGAACAACGAGGGGGTCGCGGCGTTGCGGCACGGGGACCTCAAGAAGGCCGTCTCGCGGCTCGCGGCGGCCCGGCGCCTCCTGCCCGGAAACGAAACGGTGGCCAAGAATTTCGCCGCCGCCTGTCTCGAGGAGGCGCAGGGCTGCACCGCGCGCGGCGACCTCGAAGCCGCCGTGAGCTGGCTCGATCAGGCCGCGGCGGCGAACTCCGCGGACGCGACGGTCAGGAACAACCTCGCGGCCGGCTACAGCGACGCCGCCTCCGCCTTGACGCAGGCGCGGAGATACGGGGACGCCGCCGGGCTGCTCAGGACCGCCGTCGCCCTCGAACCCGAGAGCACGGTGCTCAGGGGGGGGCTCGGCGCCGCCCTCTACCGTGACAACCGGCGCGAGGAGGCGCTCGAGGAGTACCGGGCCGTCCTCGACCGCGACCCGCGCGACGCCGCCGCGCGGCGGATGTGCGGCCGCATCCTCTACTGGAAGGGGCGGATGGAGGAGGCGCTCGAGGAGTTGCGGGAGGCGGTCCGGATCGATCCGTCGGATTCGGAGTCGGCGGCCCTGGCGGAGAGGATCGAGCGCGAGTATGAGGTGGAGAAAGGGTTCTCCGTGGACCGGCACGCCCATTTCACGGTGAGCTTCGACGGGGCGAAGGATTATCGGATCGGCAGAGCGGTGGTGGACGCCCTCGATGAGGCGCGTATCGCCGTCGGGTCGGCCCTGGCGTTCTACCCGACGGAGAGGATCGCGGTCGTCATCTACACGGCGCGGCAGTTCCGCGAGCTGCTCGACGTCTCCGTGGGCGTCGGCGGGCTCTACGACGGGAAGATCCGCGTGCCGGCGGGGGGGCTCGACAGCGAGCGGGACCGCGAGAAGCTCCGGCGGGTCATCGTCCACGAGTACGCGCACGCCGCCGTGCACTTCCTGACGCACGACCGCTGCCCCCTCTGGCTGAACGAGGGGATCGCCGAGTTTCTGTCGGCCGGGTGGGACGGGAGCAAGGACCCGATGCTGAAGGGGGCGATGGAACGCGGCACGCTCATCCCCCTCTCGCGGCTCTCGGGGGCGCTGAAAGGGTCCTCCGGCCCGCGCGCGGGGCTCGCCTACGCCCAGGCCCTCTCGGTAACGGCGACGGTCGTGGACCGCTCGGGGATGTACACGCTGCGCAGGATACTGGACTGTCTCGACGGGGGCGACAGCCTCGATACCGCCCTCCGGAAGTCGATCGCCGAGGACCTCGAGGGGCTCGAGGCGGCGTGGATGGAAACGCTCAGGGACCGCTTCGGCATACGCGGGTGA
- a CDS encoding FHA domain-containing protein codes for MPRLFIRDGTAQGLLRELDPGTTTIGRGRDCAITLESLGVSRRHAAVHLGPGGEAVIEDLGSKNGTLVNGTRIRRAVLGDGDEIAIGRATFVYRAAAQDEPAADEVAEPLVHTVLEVDPMRGVGLDDEAADPALLRTAHRHLAVLYRVGRTVSATLNIHELLKTLMGIVFEVLRPDEAFIMLRDEATGAMKLRIFRSKASTATPEAVAVSRTILDKVIRERVAVLSSNASADSRFSGSRSVARFRMMSTMCVPLVREEKVLGVIHAANRVSSGEFREEDLQLFSGIAAQAALAVENAVLYRRIQQEVRRRSNLQRYLPPGAVDQILDGTRELNLGGEIRGVTVLFSDIRGFTRLSEELPPNEVVGMLNDYFAEMTQIVFRHEGTVDKFIGDALIAVFGAAVPHPDDPLRAARAAAEMQAAMDMLNARWEAQGRKTFRIGIGITAGEVLYGNIGSEQRMELTVIGDAVNLAARLGAAARGGEVLLSAPAREAMGGALRAERMPPVEVQGKAAAVEVYRMLPG; via the coding sequence ATGCCACGGCTCTTCATCAGGGACGGCACCGCGCAGGGCTTGCTCCGGGAGCTCGATCCCGGCACCACGACGATCGGCCGGGGGCGGGATTGCGCCATCACCCTGGAGAGTCTCGGCGTCTCCCGCCGCCACGCCGCCGTCCATCTCGGCCCGGGCGGGGAGGCCGTGATCGAGGATCTGGGCAGCAAGAACGGGACGCTCGTGAACGGGACGCGGATCCGACGGGCGGTCTTGGGGGACGGGGACGAGATCGCGATCGGGCGCGCCACGTTTGTCTACCGGGCGGCCGCGCAGGACGAACCGGCGGCGGACGAGGTCGCCGAGCCGCTGGTGCACACCGTGCTGGAGGTCGATCCGATGCGCGGGGTCGGTCTGGACGACGAGGCGGCCGACCCCGCGCTGCTCCGCACCGCGCATCGCCATCTCGCCGTTCTGTACCGGGTCGGCAGGACCGTGTCCGCCACGCTCAACATCCACGAGCTCCTCAAGACGCTGATGGGGATCGTCTTCGAGGTGCTGCGCCCCGACGAGGCGTTCATCATGCTGCGCGACGAGGCGACCGGGGCGATGAAGCTCCGCATCTTCCGGTCGAAGGCGTCCACGGCGACGCCGGAGGCGGTCGCCGTGAGCCGCACGATCCTCGACAAGGTGATCCGGGAACGGGTCGCCGTGCTGAGCTCGAACGCCTCCGCGGACAGCCGGTTCAGCGGTTCCAGGAGCGTGGCCCGTTTCCGGATGATGTCCACGATGTGCGTGCCGCTCGTGCGCGAGGAGAAGGTGCTCGGCGTCATCCACGCAGCCAACCGTGTCTCGTCGGGCGAGTTTCGCGAGGAGGACCTCCAGCTCTTCTCGGGGATCGCCGCGCAGGCCGCGCTCGCCGTCGAGAACGCCGTGCTCTACCGGAGGATCCAACAGGAGGTCCGCCGGCGCAGCAACCTCCAGCGCTATCTCCCCCCGGGGGCCGTCGACCAGATCCTCGACGGCACGCGCGAGCTCAATCTCGGCGGGGAGATCAGGGGGGTGACGGTGCTCTTCTCCGACATCCGCGGCTTCACCCGCCTCTCCGAGGAGCTCCCGCCGAACGAGGTGGTGGGGATGCTCAACGACTACTTCGCCGAGATGACCCAGATCGTCTTTCGCCACGAGGGGACGGTGGACAAGTTCATCGGAGACGCCCTGATCGCCGTCTTCGGGGCCGCGGTGCCGCACCCGGACGATCCGCTGCGCGCCGCCCGCGCGGCGGCCGAGATGCAGGCGGCGATGGATATGCTCAACGCACGCTGGGAGGCGCAGGGGAGGAAGACGTTCCGCATCGGCATCGGCATCACCGCCGGCGAGGTGCTCTACGGCAACATCGGCTCCGAGCAGCGGATGGAGCTCACGGTCATCGGCGACGCGGTGAACCTCGCCGCCCGGCTGGGCGCCGCGGCCCGCGGGGGGGAGGTGCTCCTGAGCGCCCCGGCGCGCGAGGCGATGGGCGGCGCGCTGCGGGCCGAGCGGATGCCGCCGGTCGAGGTGCAGGGCAAGGCGGCGGCGGTCGAGGTGTACCGGATGCTGCCGGGGTAG
- a CDS encoding inorganic diphosphatase produces the protein MSDARCAPVDAVVEIPKGSRNKYEYDFSTGAIRLDRVLFSSVHYPTDYGFIPWTRAADGDTLDVLIIVEEPTFPGCRVKVRPIGVLQMRDEHGVDEKILAVPVADPRFDGINDISDLQKHWLSEIENFFSTYKLLEHDKEARVEGWQGAGAALAVLEKYAVEPPPR, from the coding sequence ATGAGTGACGCGCGGTGTGCACCCGTTGACGCGGTGGTGGAGATACCGAAGGGGAGCCGGAACAAGTACGAGTACGATTTCTCGACCGGGGCGATACGGCTCGATCGGGTTCTCTTCTCGTCGGTGCACTACCCGACCGACTACGGCTTCATCCCGTGGACCCGGGCGGCGGACGGCGACACGCTCGACGTGCTGATCATCGTCGAGGAGCCGACGTTCCCCGGCTGCCGCGTGAAGGTGCGGCCGATCGGCGTGCTCCAGATGCGCGACGAGCACGGCGTCGACGAGAAGATACTGGCGGTCCCGGTCGCCGACCCGCGCTTCGACGGGATCAACGATATCTCGGACCTTCAAAAGCACTGGCTCTCCGAGATCGAGAACTTCTTCAGCACCTACAAGCTGCTCGAGCACGACAAGGAGGCCCGCGTCGAGGGGTGGCAGGGCGCCGGCGCCGCCCTGGCGGTGCTCGAGAAGTACGCGGTCGAGCCGCCCCCGCGGTGA
- the dinB gene encoding DNA polymerase IV, translating into MERVILHLDIDAFFVSVERRARPWLRGRPVAVGGDPARRGVVASASYEARERGVRAAMPLALAKRLCPDCVFLPARFDDYAAASEGLFRTLGRFTPDMEPLSMEEAFLDLTGCRRLLGRPLAAAERIRMEVKGGLGLDATIGVASNKLVARVASALAKPNGICRVLPGAEEAFLAPLPVRVLPGVGPRAEERLRLLGAATVGELRRLDGRILAAALGPAGSRLAEAARGEDGGPVAPRGEAKSIGRETTFPADTLDRERILAELSALAAEACRALREAGRRSRTVTLKLRHADFTTVTRSAPLPEPTDLDAEVFAAAAGLLGKAWTRRLKVRLVGVRLSGIEGGGRQSFLPMGGPDRERLRRLYAAMDRVRARHGDGAIAGGAALLRRTGGRLQPIGP; encoded by the coding sequence GTGGAACGCGTGATACTGCACCTCGACATCGACGCATTCTTCGTCTCGGTCGAGCGGCGCGCGAGGCCGTGGCTCAGGGGGCGCCCGGTCGCCGTCGGGGGCGACCCGGCGCGGCGCGGCGTGGTGGCGTCGGCCTCCTACGAGGCGCGGGAGCGCGGCGTCCGCGCCGCGATGCCGCTCGCCCTGGCGAAGCGCCTCTGCCCCGACTGTGTCTTCCTCCCCGCCCGTTTCGACGACTACGCGGCGGCGTCGGAGGGGCTCTTCCGGACGCTCGGCCGCTTCACGCCCGACATGGAGCCGCTCTCGATGGAGGAGGCGTTCCTGGACCTGACCGGCTGCCGCCGCCTTCTCGGCCGGCCGCTCGCGGCCGCGGAGCGGATACGCATGGAGGTGAAAGGCGGCCTGGGCCTCGACGCGACGATCGGCGTCGCGTCGAACAAGCTCGTCGCGCGGGTCGCCTCCGCCCTGGCCAAACCCAACGGGATCTGCCGCGTGCTCCCCGGCGCCGAGGAGGCGTTCCTCGCCCCCCTCCCCGTTCGAGTGCTCCCCGGCGTGGGGCCGCGGGCGGAGGAGCGGCTCCGGCTCCTCGGCGCCGCGACGGTCGGAGAACTCCGCCGGCTCGACGGGAGGATACTCGCCGCCGCGCTCGGCCCGGCGGGGAGCCGGCTGGCGGAAGCGGCGCGCGGGGAGGACGGCGGCCCGGTGGCGCCCCGCGGGGAGGCGAAATCGATCGGGCGGGAGACCACCTTTCCCGCGGACACGCTCGACCGGGAGAGGATACTGGCCGAGCTCTCCGCTCTCGCGGCGGAGGCCTGCCGGGCGCTGCGGGAGGCGGGGCGGCGGTCTCGGACGGTGACGCTCAAGCTCCGCCACGCGGATTTCACGACCGTCACCCGCTCGGCCCCCCTCCCCGAGCCGACCGATCTGGACGCGGAGGTCTTCGCCGCCGCCGCCGGGCTTCTCGGGAAGGCCTGGACGCGCAGGCTGAAGGTGCGCCTCGTCGGCGTCCGCCTCTCGGGCATCGAGGGGGGCGGCCGGCAGTCCTTCCTGCCGATGGGAGGCCCCGACCGGGAGAGGTTGCGGCGCCTCTACGCCGCGATGGACCGGGTGCGCGCGCGGCACGGCGACGGGGCGATCGCGGGCGGGGCGGCGCTGCTGCGGCGAACCGGGGGGCGGCTTCAGCCTATCGGGCCATGA
- a CDS encoding glycosyltransferase family 4 protein — translation MNQALISRLARDTDATVVAWGGSQWFLPFFLAWALLRSLALLPPRRRPDAVYLGDALLAPFGLLLKRLLRRPVAVTAHGRDITFRFPLYRTVVGSALRRLDRVASVSRHTDGLCAATGVPAERRRIIPNGVDPDAHRAGPADREAALRWLAGRGIDRSRPMLLTVGRLVKRKGVARFVGEALPALARLHPDVLLIVVGEGRERASIERRIAEREMERHALLAGALPPELLRGLAGVASVFVMPNIPVEGDAEGFGLVALEAGCAGLPVAASDLEGIRDAIVPGMNGALIRWDDTEGFVSTVAALLADAGRRAAAGEAARRFNRERFSWDEAARRYLAMLESLASGAAPPPAAEA, via the coding sequence ATGAACCAGGCGCTCATCTCCCGCCTCGCACGCGACACCGACGCCACGGTCGTCGCGTGGGGCGGGTCGCAGTGGTTCCTCCCCTTCTTCCTCGCCTGGGCGCTCCTCCGTTCCCTGGCCCTGCTCCCCCCCCGTCGCAGGCCCGACGCCGTCTACCTCGGGGACGCGCTCCTGGCTCCGTTCGGCCTCCTCCTGAAACGGCTCCTCCGGCGCCCCGTCGCGGTCACCGCGCACGGGCGCGACATCACCTTCCGGTTCCCCCTCTACCGGACGGTCGTGGGATCGGCCCTGCGCCGGCTCGACCGCGTCGCGTCCGTGAGCCGGCACACGGACGGCCTCTGCGCCGCGACGGGCGTCCCCGCCGAACGCCGCCGCATCATCCCCAACGGCGTCGATCCCGACGCGCACCGGGCAGGCCCCGCCGACCGGGAGGCGGCGCTGCGCTGGCTCGCGGGGCGCGGGATCGACCGGTCCCGCCCCATGCTCCTCACCGTCGGGCGGCTGGTGAAACGAAAAGGGGTCGCGCGCTTCGTCGGGGAGGCGCTCCCCGCGCTCGCCCGCCTGCACCCGGACGTTCTGCTGATTGTCGTCGGCGAGGGGAGGGAACGCGCGTCGATCGAGAGGCGGATCGCCGAACGCGAGATGGAACGGCACGCGCTGCTGGCCGGCGCGCTCCCGCCGGAGCTCCTGCGCGGGCTCGCAGGCGTCGCGTCGGTCTTCGTGATGCCCAACATCCCGGTGGAGGGCGACGCGGAGGGGTTCGGCCTCGTCGCGCTCGAGGCGGGGTGCGCGGGGCTCCCGGTGGCGGCGTCCGACCTGGAGGGGATCCGCGACGCGATCGTCCCCGGGATGAACGGCGCGCTCATCCGCTGGGACGACACGGAGGGGTTCGTCTCGACCGTCGCGGCGCTCCTCGCCGACGCGGGGCGGAGGGCGGCGGCGGGGGAGGCGGCGCGGAGATTCAACCGCGAGCGCTTCAGCTGGGACGAGGCGGCGCGCCGCTACCTCGCGATGCTGGAGTCGCTGGCGTCCGGGGCCGCCCCTCCCCCCGCCGCCGAGGCGTAG
- a CDS encoding DUF362 domain-containing protein, with translation MRQRSRVAVARCRSYDGDAVRLALGRAVALLGGMGRFVVPGRAVLLKPNILAPHPPEKAVTTHPAVVEAVIRLAREAGAAPQVGDSPGFHPLRKAAAASGIAAAAAAAGAPLVSFDDGAEIETPEGCTVKRFVVAGAVRRAPAMLSVPKFKTHGLTGISAAVKNLFGCIPGLRKAELHCRFPDPELFARMLVDLAFAVSARLHLLDAVVAMDGNGPAAGDPFPLGLLIVGEDPVAVDSTACRAAGIDPQRIPLLRIAAERGLGNAREEEIELLGETIETVRVGGFRAGQPGGGAGAHRLPAFAERAVKRWFARRPRILHRACTRCGACVAVCPPRPKALSLAGGRVGVDDRRCIRCYCCSEVCPSRAIRLRRGFGAGPVARMLKL, from the coding sequence ATGAGACAACGCTCGAGGGTCGCGGTGGCGCGCTGCCGAAGCTACGACGGCGACGCGGTCCGCCTTGCGCTCGGGCGGGCCGTGGCGCTGCTCGGCGGGATGGGCCGTTTCGTCGTTCCGGGGCGCGCCGTCCTCCTCAAGCCGAACATCCTCGCGCCGCATCCGCCGGAGAAGGCCGTCACCACGCACCCCGCGGTCGTCGAGGCGGTGATCCGCCTCGCGCGGGAGGCCGGCGCGGCGCCGCAGGTCGGCGACAGCCCCGGCTTCCACCCCCTCAGGAAAGCCGCGGCCGCGTCGGGGATCGCCGCGGCGGCCGCGGCCGCCGGCGCCCCCCTCGTCTCGTTCGACGACGGGGCGGAGATCGAAACGCCGGAGGGGTGCACGGTCAAGCGGTTCGTCGTGGCGGGGGCGGTCAGGCGGGCGCCTGCGATGCTCTCCGTCCCGAAGTTCAAGACGCACGGCCTCACCGGCATCAGCGCCGCGGTGAAGAACCTCTTCGGCTGCATCCCCGGGCTGAGGAAGGCGGAGCTGCACTGCCGCTTCCCCGACCCGGAACTGTTCGCCCGGATGCTCGTCGACCTCGCCTTCGCGGTGTCCGCGCGGCTCCACCTCCTCGACGCGGTCGTCGCGATGGACGGAAACGGCCCCGCCGCGGGAGACCCGTTCCCGCTCGGCCTTCTCATCGTCGGGGAAGACCCTGTCGCCGTGGACTCGACCGCGTGCCGCGCCGCGGGGATCGACCCGCAACGGATCCCCCTCCTGCGGATCGCCGCGGAGCGCGGCCTCGGGAACGCGCGCGAGGAGGAGATCGAGCTCCTGGGCGAAACAATCGAGACCGTGCGCGTCGGCGGATTCCGCGCCGGGCAGCCGGGGGGCGGAGCGGGGGCGCACCGTCTCCCCGCCTTCGCCGAGCGCGCCGTCAAGCGCTGGTTCGCCCGCAGGCCCCGCATCCTGCACCGCGCCTGCACCCGATGCGGCGCCTGTGTCGCCGTCTGCCCTCCGCGCCCGAAGGCCCTCTCCCTCGCGGGGGGTAGGGTCGGGGTCGACGACCGGCGCTGCATCCGCTGCTACTGCTGCAGCGAGGTCTGCCCCTCCCGCGCGATCCGCCTCAGGCGCGGGTTCGGAGCGGGCCCCGTGGCGAGGATGCTGAAGCTCTGA